One window of Quercus robur chromosome 12, dhQueRobu3.1, whole genome shotgun sequence genomic DNA carries:
- the LOC126708783 gene encoding probable copper-transporting ATPase HMA5, whose amino-acid sequence MAAKLIALACFRSEGYGDLSPRPHYPSMPSYPKGKGVSTQESSSVEQGSSPPEAKAATFSVFGMTCSACAGSVEKAVKRLPGIREAVVDVLNNKAQVLFYSTFVNEETIRETIEDVGFEATLIEDQMNERATQVCRIHINGMTCTSCSSTIESALQAIHGVQKAQVALATEEAEVQYDPKIVSYTQILEAIEDTGFEAILISSGEDISKIALKVDGFRTDHSLRIIEESLQALPGVQDINVSPELNKISLSYKPDMTGPRNFINVIESTGSKRFKARIYPEGGVRETHRKDEIKQYYRSFMWSLIFTIPVFLTSMVFMYIPGIKNAFDTKVVNMLSVGMVLRWVLSTPVQFIIGRRFYIGAYKALRHGSANMDVLIALGTNAAYFFSVYSVLRAATSKDFKGTDFFETSAMLISFILLGKYLEVLAKGKTSAAIAKLMDLAPETAILLTLDGEGNVVNEEEIDSRLIQKNDVIKIIPGAKVASDGFVIWGQSHVNESMITGEARPVAKRKGDTVIGGTVNENGALHIKATRVGSESALSQIVRLVESAQLAKAPVQKFADRISKFFVPLVIILSFSTWLAWFLAGKFHWYPKSWIPSSLDSFELALQFGISVMVIACPCALGLATPTAVMVGTGVGASEGVLIKGGKALESAHKVNCIVFDKTGTLTVGKPVVVNRKLLKNMLLQEFLELTAATEVNSEHPLAKAVVEYAKKFREDEENPAWPEARDFVSITGHGVKAIVRNKEIIVGNKSLMLSHNIAIPMDAEEILAEAERMAQTGILVSIDREVVGVLAISDPLKSGAEEAISILKSMKIKSIMVTGDNWGTANSIAKEVGIETVFAEAKPEQKSEKVKDLQASGYIVAMVGDGINDSPALVAADVGMAIGAGTDIAIEAADIVLMKSNLEDVITAIDLSRRTFFHIRLNYIWALGYNLLGIPIAAGVLFPSTGFRLPPWIAGAAMAASSVSVVCCSLLLKYYKRPKKLDNLEIRGIKIE is encoded by the exons ATGGCTGCCAAGTTGATAGCTTTGGCTTGCTTTCGCAGCGAAGGCTATGGCGATCTCTCGCCCAGGCCACACTATCCCTCCATGCCCAGTTACCCAAAAGGCAAGGGCGTGTCTACGCAAGAGAGCAGCAGCGTGGAGCAGGGTTCGTCGCCGCCTGAAGCCAAGGCTGCGACCTTCTCTGTTTTCGGAATGACATGCTCTGCATGCGCTGGATCGGTCGAGAAAGCCGTCAAAAGGCTTCCGGGGATACGTGAGGCCGTCGTTGATGTCTTGAACAACAAGGCACAGGTCCTCTTTTATTCTACCTTCGTCAAT GAGGAGACCATTCGTGAAACAATTGAAGATGTTGGATTTGAAGCCACATTGATTGAAGATCAGATGAATGAAAGAGCCACTCAAGTATGTCGAATACATATAAATGGAATGACTTGCACATCTTGCTCCTCCACTATCGAATCAGCTTTACAAGCAATTCATGGTGTACAGAAGGCTCAAGTGGCCTTGGCAACTGAAGAAGCAGAAGTTCAATATGATCCAAAGATTGTGAGCTACACCCAGATATTGGAAGCCATAGAAGACACTGGATTTGAAGCCATACTTATTAGTTCAGGGGAAGACATAAGCAAGATAGCGCTCAAAGTTGATGGTTTTCGTACTGATCATTCCCTGAGAATTATCGAGGAGTCTCTTCAAGCACTTCCAGGTGTTCAGGATATAAACGTATCTCCAGAACTCAACAAAATATCCCTTTCCTACAAACCTGATATGACAGGACCTAGAAATTTCATTAACGTGATTGAGTCAACCGGGTCAAAACGTTTCAAGGCTAGAATATATCCTGAAGGAGGAGTAAGGGAAACTCATAGAAAGGATGaaattaaacaatattatagaTCCTTTATGTGGAGTCTGATTTTTACAATTCCCGTCTTTCTAACTTCCATGGTTTTTATGTATATTCCTGGAATAAAGAATGCATTTGATACCAAAGTTGTCAATATGCTGAGTGTTGGAATGGTTTTAAGGTGGGTGCTATCAACTCCAGTGCAATTCATCATAGGCCGGCGATTCTACATTGGGGCCTACAAAGCGCTACGCCATGGTTCTGCTAATATGGATGTTTTGATTGCCTTAGGAACAAATGCAGCCTACTTCTTTTCTGTCTACTCTGTATTGAGAGCTGCTACCTCTAAAGATTTCAAGGGTACTGATTTCTTTGAGACTAGTGCAATGCTTATCTCATTTATTCTACTTGGGAAGTACTTAGAGGTTTTGGCTAAGGGAAAGACATCAGCAGCTATTGCCAAACTTATGGACTTGGCACCTGAGACAGCAATATTGTTAACCTTGGATGGTGAAGGAAACGTCGTgaatgaagaagaaattgaCAGTCGGTTGATACAAAAGAATGATGTAATTAAAATTATTCCTGGAGCGAAAGTAGCTTCAGATGGTTTTGTCATCTGGGGTCAAAGCCACGTAAATGAGAGTATGATAACAGGAGAAGCACGGCCAGTTGCGAAAAGGAAGGGTGACACAGTGATTGGAGGCACTGTGAATGAGAATGGTGCGTTGCACATAAAAGCAACAAGAGTAGGATCAGAAAGTGCTCTTTCACAGATTGTTCGACTTGTTGAATCGGCCCAGTTGGCTAAAGCTCCTGTTCAGAAGTTTGCCGATCGCATTTCTAAATTCTTTGTGCCCCTG GTCATTATACTTTCATTTTCAACTTGGCTTGCCTGGTTTTTAGCTGGAAAGTTCCATTGGTACCCAAAATCTTGGATTCCATCTTCCCTGGACAGCTTTGAGCTTGCACTCCAGTTTGGGATATCAGTCATGGTCATAGCCTGCCCTTGTGCTCTAGGTCTAGCAACACCCACTGCTGTTATGGTTGGCACTGGAGTTGGTGCATCTGAAGGTGTACTTATCAAAGGGGGTAAAGCATTAGAAAGTGCACATAAG GTAAACTGCATTGTATTTGACAAGACGGGAACTCTCACAGTTGGAAAGCCTGTTGTCGTTAACAGAAAACTCTTGAAAAATATGTTACTGCAAGAATTCTTAGAACTTACAGCTGCAACTGAG GTGAACAGTGAGCACCCATTAGCGAAGGCCGTAGTTGAGTATGCCAAGAAATTCCGAGAAGATGAAGAGAACCCTGCCTGGCCAGAAGCACGAGACTTTGTTTCCATTACTGGCCATGGGGTGAAGGCCATTGTCCGGAACAAGGAAATAATTGTAGGAAACAAGAGCTTGATGTTGAGCCACAACATTGCAATTCCAATGGATGCCGAAGAGATACTAGCAGAAGCTGAAAGGATGGCCCAAACTGGGATTCTAGTATCCATTGATAGGGAAGTGGTAGGAGTTCTAGCCATATCTGATCCACTGAAATCAGGTGCAGAAGAAGCTATTTCCATACTGAAGTCTATGAAAATTAAGAGCATCATGGTGACAGGCGATAATTGGGGAACTGCCAATTCCATTGCCAAAGAAGTTGGAATTGAAACTGTTTTTGCAGAAGCCAAACCTGAGCAGAAATCAGAGAAAGTAAAGGATCTGCAG GCTTCAGGCTACATTGTTGCAATGGTGGGGGATGGCATAAATGACTCACCAGCCCTCGTGGCTGCAGATGTTGGAATGGCAATTGGTGCTGGCACAGACATTGCTATCGAGGCAGCAGACATTGTTCTCATGAAGAGCAACTTGGAGGATGTCATAACTGCCATTGACCTTTCCCGGAGAACCTTCTTCCATATCCGGCTGAACTATATTTGGGCTTTAGGATATAATCTGCTTGGCATCCCAATTGCTGCTGGGGTTCTATTCCCATCCACTGGATTCAGGTTACCCCCATGGATTGCAGGAGCTGCAATGGCAGCCTCTTCTGTAAGTGTTGTTTGCTGCTCTCTTCTGTTGAAATATTACAAGAGGCCCAAGAAGCTGGACAACCTTGAGATACGTGGAATAAAGATAGAGTGA